Proteins co-encoded in one Neodiprion lecontei isolate iyNeoLeco1 chromosome 3, iyNeoLeco1.1, whole genome shotgun sequence genomic window:
- the LOC107222192 gene encoding uncharacterized protein LOC107222192 isoform X2 produces the protein MTSTCGSTKSHPALTTSSFYRPGSYPYQSEYYLPPRSAWYRVPPHVNKNGKNTTKWKIGSAVLIISAMLVLIAVLAVAGLALWMGALRNDPKNAVTGFACSFRVSSGERYYPMLKLNTSMAFREKERKYKNIFELLFRRSVLAPAYKQTFIDKFENGTLKVFFRVYLDRRKLPKSISNVEDTIADILAKETYSTSSLFKDMELDLASISVKTLDQDGGVPNRPQQQQQQQTARKKNTMITKNGLLRPSIRNTSSSSSSSLSSSSSSPSSTTLSPIKTDPDEANIDFSNIPTIQGTYKVTKLNGTDSPEIAERSRSTSTTVVPPETTERMVKTTRKEVETTSSSTETSKPETTSSKPKVTEVSTTKKPFKDFVDPEFETSPWRPIIPGFVNAELRLKLNDESVPSTVPEVPSIASKVDEPSLLPVFETIGETTSRDSEDHTDRIVPQEMVNFRVNGKFKNKIPTQPSDEPLFRDEVVSLPIDKEVRADSIEIADSEPIRKTYNVRVFSTGNVPIPETESSAIFGVQSEPEVAGIGEAEVVLDVDELEGRNRFSEIEASLEDAMQDRKAVLREAISRREPVYTSYKSPDLNGEAKPILVENPGTLRPFRHTIPVDKIAEAENEDEDRDREGPSRLEEKSKLEFEEQRPPISDLTTSITIDDDKTLKHTTTEIYSEILHPLNKNNGQKLQRPTEKLQQREDPIPQSVVNTGRNSTFVEIETVKYTPGSVKNESLVKKDGESDRDEAKRESELKSKVYNDTLKANVVENLVTLAPVKSNSGIGRPIRPRPRPPGASGNYTEDNYDSEGGELPIEDIVEVADRSYEKLRTANEEKPEEKDEEGAGSPDKSTKPDRQVVEVITSISTRVSEPEVRISDSKIGGSQRAKIEAPDFGANRSEEPLFDDFKNPGNSDRKISNARESIMLLEKLKQFAKVRTDTLTISTKQDGEDEVEDDPSRDHSTIPRPEVPSGNQGEELANFDKLTKLATVLSGDKVISSNDTDDFILSRDGIKVPTKVLIKAEERTEKMRSSTEENPVENNGETCQGFQCNDGKCLPAGARCNMLRECATSEDESNCRCGDFLKAQLLYHKICDGTPDCWDYSDETDCDWCGKGQFVCGNSKACVNPEKVCDGFRDCPSGEDEKKCAALIDENMSIGEGDTGVEIGSVESRDAKGEEEVEREATSTEGGNFSKWEKYEDETGVSDFSGKNETDQEMMESSILETTTFRIVVKSGLDETSTRKSLDLNDEEALNSDGVVSGREITPNLKSGSIYGGNSFHTVEKNSNADRPISSVIGIPYRSEIDDYNDKGFLSVRKNGKWGKLCLTGMDNLLERKRTIWTVEDLGRAVCKAITYQDYERVEKVRLESEKTQQHEYYSLVYNEKTSEKTSLTFKPSNCPSGDVLRVKCKNLECGVRTQTPTQARIVGGGSSAAGSWPWQVALYKEGGYQCGGALVNDMWIISAAHCFYHTQSEYWVARIGTTRRGSFASPHEQLIHVNRIILHPDYIDNGFINDISLLKLERPVVFSDYVRPVCLPKTEPKGGEICKVTGWGQLFELGRVFPDTLQEVELPVMSTDECRRRTLFLPLYKITSGMLCAGLKDGGRDACLGDSGGPLVCPESNNKYTLQGITSNGYGCARPGRPGIYTKVHSYVPWIEGVMADDEFAPSSSFSLDCKGHRCPLGQCLPKSRVCNGYLECSDGSDELGCTID, from the exons AGCGAATATTACCTGCCGCCAAGATCAGCTTGGTACAGAGTGCCGCCCCACGTTAATAAAAACGGTAAAAACACAACAAAATGGAAAATCGGTAGCGCCGTGCTAATCATTTCTGCTATGCTCGTGCTAATTGCCGTTTTAGCCGTTGCTGGTTTGGCTTTATGGATGGGTG CTCTCAGGAATGACCCTAAAAATG CTGTAACAGGATTCGCGTGCAGCTTTCGAGTTTCGAGTGGAGAGCGTTACTATCCGATGTTGAAGCTGAACACGAGTATGGCATTCCGTGAAAAGGAACGGAAGTACAAAAATATA TTCGAGCTGCTGTTCAGAAGAAGCGTGTTAGCCCCTGCGTACAAACAAACGTTTATcgacaaatttgaaaacggcACGCTCAAGGTATTCTTCAGAGTTTATCTCGACCGCAGGAAGCTACCCAAATCCATTAGCAACGTTGAAGATACCATTGCCGATATACTGGCGAAAGAAACTTACTCGACGTCATCCTTGTTCAAGGACATGGAATTAGACTTGGCGAGCATCTCAGTTAAAA CGCTCGATCAAGACGGAGGAGTACCAAACAGAccacaacagcaacaacagcagcaaacAGCGCGAAAAAAGAACACGATGATAACGAAAAACGGTCTTCTGCGACCAAGCATTAGAAACacttcatcatcatcatcatcgtcgttatcatcgtcgtcgtcgtcgccaTCATCAACAACATTGAGTCCGATTAAAACGGATCCAGACGAGGCAAACATCGACTTCAGTAACATACCGACGATTCAAGGCACCTACAAAGTGACTAAACTGAACGGAACGGATAGTCCAGAAATCGCGGAGAGAAGTCGAAGCACTTCAACGACCGTCGTTCCCCCGGAAACGACCGAAAGAATGGTAAAAACGACGCGAAAAGAGGTCGAGACGACGTCGAGCAGCACGGAAACGTCGAAGCCGGAAACGACGAGCTCGAAACCTAAGGTGACGGAAGTTTCGACGACGAAGAAACCCTTCAAGGACTTCGTGGATCCGGAATTCGAGACGTCCCCATGGCGCCCGATAATCCCGGGCTTTGTGAACGCGGAATTGAGGCTCAAATTAAACGACGAATCCGTTCCGTCGACGGTACCAGAAGTTCCCAGCATCGCGTCGAAAGTCGACGAACCCTCCCTGCTTCCGGTGTTCGAAACGATCGGCGAAACTACGAGCCGAGATTCCGAGGATCACACGGACCGAATAGTGCCTCAGGAGATGGTGAACTTCAGGGTGAACGGCAAGTTCAAAAATAAGATACCGACCCAACCGTCGGACGAACCCCTGTTCAGAGACGAGGTGGTGAGTCTACCGATCGACAAGGAGGTCAGAGCCGATTCTATCGAGATAGCGGACTCCGAGCCGATCCGGAAGACGTACAACGTCAGGGTCTTCTCTACGGGCAACGTTCCGATTCCCGAAACCGAAAGTAGCGCGATTTTCGGCGTCCAGAGTGAGCCTGAAGTGGCGGGTATCGGAGAGGCTGAGGTTGTACTGGACGTCGATGAGCTCGAGGGAAGAAATCGGTTCTCCGAAATCGAGGCTAGCCTCGAGGACGCCATGCAGGATCGCAAGGCTGTTCTTCGGGAGGCGATTTCCCGACGTGAACCGGTATACACGAGCTACAAGAGCCCCGATCTGAACGGAGAGGCGAAGCCGATCCTGGTGGAGAACCCAGGGACCTTGAGACCGTTCAGGCACACGATACCGGTCGACAAGATAGCTGAAGCGGAGAACGAGGATGAGGATCGGGATCGAGAGGGACCGTCAAGGCTGGAGGAGAAATCGAAGCTGGAATTCGAGGAGCAGCGACCGCCGATCAGCGATTTGACTACCTCGATAACGATCGACGATGACAAAACCCTGAAGCACACAACGACCGAGATTTACTCGGAGATTCTTCATCCGTTGAACAAGAACAacggtcaaaagttacagagGCCAACGGAGAAGCTTCAGCAGCGGGAGGATCCGATTCCTCAGAGCGTCGTTAACACCGGTAGAAATTCGACGTTCGTAGAGATCGAAACTGTGAAATACACGCCTGGTAGTGTGAAAAACGAGTCCCTGGTAAAGAAGGATGGTGAGAGTGATCGGGACGAGGCAAAGAGGGAATCTGAACTCAAGTCAAAGGTCTACAACGACACGTTAAAGGCGAACGTCGTCGAGAATCTCGTCACGTTGGCGCCGGTGAAAAGCAACAGTGGAATCGGTAGACCGATTCGACCTCGACCCAGACCTCCAGGGGCTTCCGGTAATTATACGGAAGATAATTACGACAGCGAGGGTGGCGAATTGCCGATCGAGGATATCGTCGAGGTTGCCGATCGAAGCTATGAAAAACTGCGAACAGCGAACGAGGAGAAACCGGAAGAGAAGGATGAGGAGGGAGCCGGAAGTCCGGACAAGTCGACAAAGCCGGATCGGCAAGTCGTTGAAGTGATAACGTCGATCAGCACGAGGGTATCGGAACCGGAAGTGCGAATTTCTGATTCGAAAATCGGTGGAAGTCAGCGAGCGAAGATCGAGGCTCCGGATTTTGGAGCGAACCGATCGGAAGAGCCGCTTTTTGACGATTTTAAAAACCCGGGAAACTCTGACAGGAAGATATCAAATGCTCGGGAAAGTATAATGCTTTTGGAAAAGCTCAAGCAGTTCGCAAAGGTCAGGACTGACACCTTGACGATATCGACGAAGCAGGATGGCGAGGATGAGGTTGAGGACGATCCGTCGCGCGATCACTCGACGATACCGAGACCGGAAGTACCGAGCGGGAACCAAGGGGAAGAATTGGctaattttgacaaactaaCTAAACTCGCGACAGTTTTAAGCGGTGATAAAGTCATTTCGAGTAATGATACCGACGATTTTATACTCAGTCGTGACGGCATCAAGGTTCCCACCAAAGTTCTGATCAAGGCCGAGGAAAGAACGGAGAAAATGCGATCTAGCACCGAGGAAAATCCGGTCGAGAATAACG GAGAAACGTGTCAGGGATTTCAATGCAACGATGGCAAATGCCTGCCAGCTGGTGCTAGATGCAACATGCTGAGAGAATGCGCTACGTCCGAGGACGAGTCTAACTGTAGATgcggtgattttttaaaagctCAACTACTCTACCACAAGATTTGCGACGGTACTCCGGACTGCTGGGACTACTCGGATGAAACCGATTGCG ACTGGTGCGGAAAGGGTCAATTCGTGTGCGGTAACAGCAAAGCTTGCGTGAACCCGGAAAAGGTTTGCGACGGTTTTCGGGATTGCCCGAGCGGCgaggacgaaaaaaaatgcgCGGCTTTGATCGACGAAAACATGTCGATCGGCGAGGGTGACACGGGGGTTGAAATTGGGAGCGTCGAATCAAGGGACGCAAAGGGGGAAGAGGAGGTTGAGAGAGAGGCGACGTCAACGGAGggcggaaatttttcaaagtggGAAAAATATGAGGACGAAACGGGAGTGTCGGATTTTAGCGGAAAGAACGAAACCGACCAAGAGATGATGGAGTCGTCGATTCTGGAGACGACCACGTTTCGAATAGTGGTTAAATCCGGATTGGACGAAACGTCGACGAGGAAATCGCTGGATTTAAATGACGAGGAAGCGTTGAATTCGGACGGTGTTGTTTCCGGCAGGGAAATTACGCCCAATTTAAAATCCGGTTCGATTTACGGTGGAAACTCGTTTCacacggttgaaaaaaattctaacgCTGATCGTCCGATAAGTTCGGTGATCGGTATTCCGTACAGAAGCGAAATCGACGATTACAACGACAAGGGGTTTCTTAGTGTTCGGAAAAACGGCAAGTGGGGTAAACTTTGTCTCACCGGTATGGACAACCTTCTTGAGAGGAAGAGGACCATTTGGACCGTAGAGGATTTGGGACGCGCCGTGTGCAAGGCGATCACTTATCA GGATTACGAAAGGGTTGAAAAAGTGAGGCTTGAGAGTGAAAAAACGCAGCAACACGAGTACTACAGCTTAGTCTACAACGAAAAAACGTCAGAAAAAACAAGTCTGACATTCAAACCGTCGAACTGCCCGAGCGGAGATGTTTTAAGGGTAAAATGCAAGAATCTTGAATGCGGTGTTCGCACTCAAACGCCAACGCAAGCTAG GATAGTCGGTGGCGGAAGTTCCGCAGCCGGAAGTTGGCCGTGGCAAGTTGCTCTCTACAAAGAAGGCGGTTACCAATGCGGCGGAGCCCTCGTAAACGACATGTGGATCATATCCGCAGCGCACTGTTTTTACCA TACCCAAAGCGAATACTGGGTAGCGAGAATAGGGACGACAAGAAGGGGTAGTTTTGCGAGTCCGCACGAGCAGCTGATACACGTTAATCGTATAATCCTTCACCCCGATTACATCGACAATGGATTCATAAACGACATATCATTGCTGAAACTTGAGCGTCCTGTAGTCTTCAGCGATTACGTGAGGCCCGTTTGTCTACCGAAAACCGAACCGAAAGGTGGCGAAATCTGCAAGGTTACCGGCTGGGGACAATTGTTCGAACTTGGCCGAGTATTTc CCGACACACTTCAAGAAGTCGAATTGCCGGTCATGTCTACGGACGAGTGTCGCAGAAGGACGTTATTTTTACCACTTTACAAAATAACCTCGGGTATGCTCTGCGCTGGTTTAAAAGACGGCGGGAGAGACGCTTGCCTAGGCGATAGTGGAGGGCCTCTGGTTTGCCCCGAATCGAACAATAAGTACACCCTGCAAG GTATAACGTCGAACGGATACGGATGCGCGAGGCCTGGGAGGCCAGGAATTTACACAAAGGTTCACAGCTATGTACCCTGGATAGAGGGTGTCATGGCAGACGACGAATTCGCCCCATCATCGTCATTTTCATTGGATTGCAAGGGTCACAGATGCCCCCTGGGACAGTGTCTTCCAAAATCACGTGTATGCAACGGGTATTTAGAATGTTCGGACGGTAGCGACGAGCTAGGATGCACCATCGActga
- the LOC107222192 gene encoding uncharacterized protein LOC107222192 isoform X1 — translation MTSTCGSTKSHPALTTSSFYRPGSYPYQSEYYLPPRSAWYRVPPHVNKNGKNTTKWKIGSAVLIISAMLVLIAVLAVAGLALWMGALRNDPKNAVTGFACSFRVSSGERYYPMLKLNTSMAFREKERKYKNIFELLFRRSVLAPAYKQTFIDKFENGTLKVFFRVYLDRRKLPKSISNVEDTIADILAKETYSTSSLFKDMELDLASISVKTLDQDGGVPNRPQQQQQQQTARKKNTMITKNGLLRPSIRNTSSSSSSSLSSSSSSPSSTTLSPIKTDPDEANIDFSNIPTIQGTYKVTKLNGTDSPEIAERSRSTSTTVVPPETTERMVKTTRKEVETTSSSTETSKPETTSSKPKVTEVSTTKKPFKDFVDPEFETSPWRPIIPGFVNAELRLKLNDESVPSTVPEVPSIASKVDEPSLLPVFETIGETTSRDSEDHTDRIVPQEMVNFRVNGKFKNKIPTQPSDEPLFRDEVVSLPIDKEVRADSIEIADSEPIRKTYNVRVFSTGNVPIPETESSAIFGVQSEPEVAGIGEAEVVLDVDELEGRNRFSEIEASLEDAMQDRKAVLREAISRREPVYTSYKSPDLNGEAKPILVENPGTLRPFRHTIPVDKIAEAENEDEDRDREGPSRLEEKSKLEFEEQRPPISDLTTSITIDDDKTLKHTTTEIYSEILHPLNKNNGQKLQRPTEKLQQREDPIPQSVVNTGRNSTFVEIETVKYTPGSVKNESLVKKDGESDRDEAKRESELKSKVYNDTLKANVVENLVTLAPVKSNSGIGRPIRPRPRPPGASGNYTEDNYDSEGGELPIEDIVEVADRSYEKLRTANEEKPEEKDEEGAGSPDKSTKPDRQVVEVITSISTRVSEPEVRISDSKIGGSQRAKIEAPDFGANRSEEPLFDDFKNPGNSDRKISNARESIMLLEKLKQFAKVRTDTLTISTKQDGEDEVEDDPSRDHSTIPRPEVPSGNQGEELANFDKLTKLATVLSGDKVISSNDTDDFILSRDGIKVPTKVLIKAEERTEKMRSSTEENPVENNGETCQGFQCNDGKCLPAGARCNMLRECATSEDESNCRCGDFLKAQLLYHKICDGTPDCWDYSDETDCDWCGKGQFVCGNSKACVNPEKVCDGFRDCPSGEDEKKCAALIDENMSIGEGDTGVEIGSVESRDAKGEEEVEREATSTEGGNFSKWEKYEDETGVSDFSGKNETDQEMMESSILETTTFRIVVKSGLDETSTRKSLDLNDEEALNSDGVVSGREITPNLKSGSIYGGNSFHTVEKNSNADRPISSVIGIPYRSEIDDYNDKGFLSVRKNGKWGKLCLTGMDNLLERKRTIWTVEDLGRAVCKAITYQDYERVEKVRLESEKTQQHEYYSLVYNEKTSEKTSLTFKPSNCPSGDVLRVKCKNLECGVRTQTPTQARWPFYRDSRIVGGGSSAAGSWPWQVALYKEGGYQCGGALVNDMWIISAAHCFYHTQSEYWVARIGTTRRGSFASPHEQLIHVNRIILHPDYIDNGFINDISLLKLERPVVFSDYVRPVCLPKTEPKGGEICKVTGWGQLFELGRVFPDTLQEVELPVMSTDECRRRTLFLPLYKITSGMLCAGLKDGGRDACLGDSGGPLVCPESNNKYTLQGITSNGYGCARPGRPGIYTKVHSYVPWIEGVMADDEFAPSSSFSLDCKGHRCPLGQCLPKSRVCNGYLECSDGSDELGCTID, via the exons AGCGAATATTACCTGCCGCCAAGATCAGCTTGGTACAGAGTGCCGCCCCACGTTAATAAAAACGGTAAAAACACAACAAAATGGAAAATCGGTAGCGCCGTGCTAATCATTTCTGCTATGCTCGTGCTAATTGCCGTTTTAGCCGTTGCTGGTTTGGCTTTATGGATGGGTG CTCTCAGGAATGACCCTAAAAATG CTGTAACAGGATTCGCGTGCAGCTTTCGAGTTTCGAGTGGAGAGCGTTACTATCCGATGTTGAAGCTGAACACGAGTATGGCATTCCGTGAAAAGGAACGGAAGTACAAAAATATA TTCGAGCTGCTGTTCAGAAGAAGCGTGTTAGCCCCTGCGTACAAACAAACGTTTATcgacaaatttgaaaacggcACGCTCAAGGTATTCTTCAGAGTTTATCTCGACCGCAGGAAGCTACCCAAATCCATTAGCAACGTTGAAGATACCATTGCCGATATACTGGCGAAAGAAACTTACTCGACGTCATCCTTGTTCAAGGACATGGAATTAGACTTGGCGAGCATCTCAGTTAAAA CGCTCGATCAAGACGGAGGAGTACCAAACAGAccacaacagcaacaacagcagcaaacAGCGCGAAAAAAGAACACGATGATAACGAAAAACGGTCTTCTGCGACCAAGCATTAGAAACacttcatcatcatcatcatcgtcgttatcatcgtcgtcgtcgtcgccaTCATCAACAACATTGAGTCCGATTAAAACGGATCCAGACGAGGCAAACATCGACTTCAGTAACATACCGACGATTCAAGGCACCTACAAAGTGACTAAACTGAACGGAACGGATAGTCCAGAAATCGCGGAGAGAAGTCGAAGCACTTCAACGACCGTCGTTCCCCCGGAAACGACCGAAAGAATGGTAAAAACGACGCGAAAAGAGGTCGAGACGACGTCGAGCAGCACGGAAACGTCGAAGCCGGAAACGACGAGCTCGAAACCTAAGGTGACGGAAGTTTCGACGACGAAGAAACCCTTCAAGGACTTCGTGGATCCGGAATTCGAGACGTCCCCATGGCGCCCGATAATCCCGGGCTTTGTGAACGCGGAATTGAGGCTCAAATTAAACGACGAATCCGTTCCGTCGACGGTACCAGAAGTTCCCAGCATCGCGTCGAAAGTCGACGAACCCTCCCTGCTTCCGGTGTTCGAAACGATCGGCGAAACTACGAGCCGAGATTCCGAGGATCACACGGACCGAATAGTGCCTCAGGAGATGGTGAACTTCAGGGTGAACGGCAAGTTCAAAAATAAGATACCGACCCAACCGTCGGACGAACCCCTGTTCAGAGACGAGGTGGTGAGTCTACCGATCGACAAGGAGGTCAGAGCCGATTCTATCGAGATAGCGGACTCCGAGCCGATCCGGAAGACGTACAACGTCAGGGTCTTCTCTACGGGCAACGTTCCGATTCCCGAAACCGAAAGTAGCGCGATTTTCGGCGTCCAGAGTGAGCCTGAAGTGGCGGGTATCGGAGAGGCTGAGGTTGTACTGGACGTCGATGAGCTCGAGGGAAGAAATCGGTTCTCCGAAATCGAGGCTAGCCTCGAGGACGCCATGCAGGATCGCAAGGCTGTTCTTCGGGAGGCGATTTCCCGACGTGAACCGGTATACACGAGCTACAAGAGCCCCGATCTGAACGGAGAGGCGAAGCCGATCCTGGTGGAGAACCCAGGGACCTTGAGACCGTTCAGGCACACGATACCGGTCGACAAGATAGCTGAAGCGGAGAACGAGGATGAGGATCGGGATCGAGAGGGACCGTCAAGGCTGGAGGAGAAATCGAAGCTGGAATTCGAGGAGCAGCGACCGCCGATCAGCGATTTGACTACCTCGATAACGATCGACGATGACAAAACCCTGAAGCACACAACGACCGAGATTTACTCGGAGATTCTTCATCCGTTGAACAAGAACAacggtcaaaagttacagagGCCAACGGAGAAGCTTCAGCAGCGGGAGGATCCGATTCCTCAGAGCGTCGTTAACACCGGTAGAAATTCGACGTTCGTAGAGATCGAAACTGTGAAATACACGCCTGGTAGTGTGAAAAACGAGTCCCTGGTAAAGAAGGATGGTGAGAGTGATCGGGACGAGGCAAAGAGGGAATCTGAACTCAAGTCAAAGGTCTACAACGACACGTTAAAGGCGAACGTCGTCGAGAATCTCGTCACGTTGGCGCCGGTGAAAAGCAACAGTGGAATCGGTAGACCGATTCGACCTCGACCCAGACCTCCAGGGGCTTCCGGTAATTATACGGAAGATAATTACGACAGCGAGGGTGGCGAATTGCCGATCGAGGATATCGTCGAGGTTGCCGATCGAAGCTATGAAAAACTGCGAACAGCGAACGAGGAGAAACCGGAAGAGAAGGATGAGGAGGGAGCCGGAAGTCCGGACAAGTCGACAAAGCCGGATCGGCAAGTCGTTGAAGTGATAACGTCGATCAGCACGAGGGTATCGGAACCGGAAGTGCGAATTTCTGATTCGAAAATCGGTGGAAGTCAGCGAGCGAAGATCGAGGCTCCGGATTTTGGAGCGAACCGATCGGAAGAGCCGCTTTTTGACGATTTTAAAAACCCGGGAAACTCTGACAGGAAGATATCAAATGCTCGGGAAAGTATAATGCTTTTGGAAAAGCTCAAGCAGTTCGCAAAGGTCAGGACTGACACCTTGACGATATCGACGAAGCAGGATGGCGAGGATGAGGTTGAGGACGATCCGTCGCGCGATCACTCGACGATACCGAGACCGGAAGTACCGAGCGGGAACCAAGGGGAAGAATTGGctaattttgacaaactaaCTAAACTCGCGACAGTTTTAAGCGGTGATAAAGTCATTTCGAGTAATGATACCGACGATTTTATACTCAGTCGTGACGGCATCAAGGTTCCCACCAAAGTTCTGATCAAGGCCGAGGAAAGAACGGAGAAAATGCGATCTAGCACCGAGGAAAATCCGGTCGAGAATAACG GAGAAACGTGTCAGGGATTTCAATGCAACGATGGCAAATGCCTGCCAGCTGGTGCTAGATGCAACATGCTGAGAGAATGCGCTACGTCCGAGGACGAGTCTAACTGTAGATgcggtgattttttaaaagctCAACTACTCTACCACAAGATTTGCGACGGTACTCCGGACTGCTGGGACTACTCGGATGAAACCGATTGCG ACTGGTGCGGAAAGGGTCAATTCGTGTGCGGTAACAGCAAAGCTTGCGTGAACCCGGAAAAGGTTTGCGACGGTTTTCGGGATTGCCCGAGCGGCgaggacgaaaaaaaatgcgCGGCTTTGATCGACGAAAACATGTCGATCGGCGAGGGTGACACGGGGGTTGAAATTGGGAGCGTCGAATCAAGGGACGCAAAGGGGGAAGAGGAGGTTGAGAGAGAGGCGACGTCAACGGAGggcggaaatttttcaaagtggGAAAAATATGAGGACGAAACGGGAGTGTCGGATTTTAGCGGAAAGAACGAAACCGACCAAGAGATGATGGAGTCGTCGATTCTGGAGACGACCACGTTTCGAATAGTGGTTAAATCCGGATTGGACGAAACGTCGACGAGGAAATCGCTGGATTTAAATGACGAGGAAGCGTTGAATTCGGACGGTGTTGTTTCCGGCAGGGAAATTACGCCCAATTTAAAATCCGGTTCGATTTACGGTGGAAACTCGTTTCacacggttgaaaaaaattctaacgCTGATCGTCCGATAAGTTCGGTGATCGGTATTCCGTACAGAAGCGAAATCGACGATTACAACGACAAGGGGTTTCTTAGTGTTCGGAAAAACGGCAAGTGGGGTAAACTTTGTCTCACCGGTATGGACAACCTTCTTGAGAGGAAGAGGACCATTTGGACCGTAGAGGATTTGGGACGCGCCGTGTGCAAGGCGATCACTTATCA GGATTACGAAAGGGTTGAAAAAGTGAGGCTTGAGAGTGAAAAAACGCAGCAACACGAGTACTACAGCTTAGTCTACAACGAAAAAACGTCAGAAAAAACAAGTCTGACATTCAAACCGTCGAACTGCCCGAGCGGAGATGTTTTAAGGGTAAAATGCAAGAATCTTGAATGCGGTGTTCGCACTCAAACGCCAACGCAAGCTAG ATGGCCTTTTTATCGGGATTCCAGGATAGTCGGTGGCGGAAGTTCCGCAGCCGGAAGTTGGCCGTGGCAAGTTGCTCTCTACAAAGAAGGCGGTTACCAATGCGGCGGAGCCCTCGTAAACGACATGTGGATCATATCCGCAGCGCACTGTTTTTACCA TACCCAAAGCGAATACTGGGTAGCGAGAATAGGGACGACAAGAAGGGGTAGTTTTGCGAGTCCGCACGAGCAGCTGATACACGTTAATCGTATAATCCTTCACCCCGATTACATCGACAATGGATTCATAAACGACATATCATTGCTGAAACTTGAGCGTCCTGTAGTCTTCAGCGATTACGTGAGGCCCGTTTGTCTACCGAAAACCGAACCGAAAGGTGGCGAAATCTGCAAGGTTACCGGCTGGGGACAATTGTTCGAACTTGGCCGAGTATTTc CCGACACACTTCAAGAAGTCGAATTGCCGGTCATGTCTACGGACGAGTGTCGCAGAAGGACGTTATTTTTACCACTTTACAAAATAACCTCGGGTATGCTCTGCGCTGGTTTAAAAGACGGCGGGAGAGACGCTTGCCTAGGCGATAGTGGAGGGCCTCTGGTTTGCCCCGAATCGAACAATAAGTACACCCTGCAAG GTATAACGTCGAACGGATACGGATGCGCGAGGCCTGGGAGGCCAGGAATTTACACAAAGGTTCACAGCTATGTACCCTGGATAGAGGGTGTCATGGCAGACGACGAATTCGCCCCATCATCGTCATTTTCATTGGATTGCAAGGGTCACAGATGCCCCCTGGGACAGTGTCTTCCAAAATCACGTGTATGCAACGGGTATTTAGAATGTTCGGACGGTAGCGACGAGCTAGGATGCACCATCGActga